From the genome of Streptomyces sp. NBC_01317, one region includes:
- a CDS encoding MFS transporter — protein sequence MPMKSQQPTGPGPRATPSRSAAPAGEKIPRRWLGLIVVCLGVMMAFVNITGTISALTRIQDDLHISPATLVWLTSSYSLAVVSLVMSAGTLSDLIGRRLTFISGAVVFTLGSLLAYVADSSGTLIAAQAVMGLGGAAVLPSSLTIVTTTFTDPHERTTAISAWAACSGLGLAAGPIIAGVLLEHFSWHSVYLTNLLIGAAAAALAPFFVHESKHPSRRLDLAGVVLGTVTLASATYAIIQGGASGYAEPRIIVMYVVFAISAALLVRVELRHHDPMLDLRLFRNASFSAVMAVAAAAMFGFVGVALLSVLYMQRVQHLSTLGAGVRMLILFGTFVAVSAVSPRLVRRFGFTPVLTAGLVAMGSGALALLATTPFGGYGAVWPGLFVTGIGGGLLVAPSSAAAVSSVPPLQAGMAASAINMARQLGNVLGPSVLGTIVTTRFPDNLHERLTGAGVPRADAQRIAEGAAHGSSGSGLPESVARTVADVVPRAFTDAVHRGLLVAGVVVLLVAVPSALFVRHRLPGAPAPVASGGGSTAAPTGGPAAGAR from the coding sequence ATGCCTATGAAAAGTCAGCAGCCCACCGGCCCGGGGCCCCGGGCCACCCCCTCCCGCTCCGCCGCCCCGGCGGGAGAGAAGATTCCCCGCCGGTGGCTCGGCCTGATAGTGGTGTGCCTCGGCGTGATGATGGCGTTCGTCAACATCACCGGCACCATTTCGGCCCTCACCCGGATCCAGGACGACCTGCACATCTCGCCCGCCACCCTCGTCTGGCTGACCAGCTCCTACAGCCTGGCCGTGGTCAGCCTGGTCATGTCCGCAGGCACCCTGAGCGACCTGATAGGCCGCCGGCTGACCTTCATCTCCGGCGCCGTCGTGTTCACCCTCGGCAGCCTGCTGGCCTACGTCGCCGACAGTTCCGGCACGCTCATCGCCGCCCAGGCCGTCATGGGGCTGGGTGGCGCGGCCGTCCTGCCGTCCAGCCTCACCATCGTGACCACCACGTTCACCGATCCGCACGAGCGCACCACCGCGATCAGCGCCTGGGCGGCCTGCTCCGGCCTCGGCCTCGCGGCAGGACCGATCATCGCCGGTGTACTGCTGGAACACTTCTCGTGGCACTCCGTCTACCTCACCAATCTCCTGATCGGCGCGGCGGCGGCAGCACTGGCCCCCTTCTTCGTGCACGAGAGCAAGCACCCTTCGCGACGCCTCGACCTGGCCGGCGTGGTCCTGGGCACGGTGACCCTGGCCTCCGCGACCTACGCGATCATCCAGGGCGGTGCGAGCGGCTACGCCGAGCCGCGGATCATCGTCATGTACGTGGTCTTCGCGATCTCGGCGGCGCTCCTGGTACGCGTGGAACTGCGCCACCACGACCCGATGCTCGACCTGCGCCTCTTCCGCAACGCCTCGTTCAGCGCGGTGATGGCGGTGGCCGCCGCGGCCATGTTCGGCTTTGTCGGGGTCGCCCTGCTCAGCGTGCTCTACATGCAGCGCGTCCAGCACCTCAGCACGCTCGGCGCCGGTGTGCGGATGCTGATCCTCTTCGGCACGTTCGTCGCCGTCAGCGCCGTCTCCCCTCGACTGGTGCGCAGGTTCGGGTTCACACCGGTGCTCACCGCGGGCCTCGTGGCCATGGGCTCAGGAGCACTCGCGCTCCTCGCCACGACCCCTTTCGGCGGATACGGAGCCGTGTGGCCCGGCCTCTTCGTCACCGGCATCGGCGGCGGTCTGCTCGTCGCCCCGTCGTCCGCGGCCGCCGTCAGCAGCGTTCCCCCGCTCCAGGCCGGCATGGCCGCCTCGGCCATCAACATGGCCCGCCAGCTCGGCAACGTCCTCGGCCCCAGCGTGCTGGGCACCATCGTCACGACCCGCTTCCCCGACAACCTCCACGAGCGGCTCACCGGAGCCGGCGTCCCCCGCGCCGACGCCCAGAGGATCGCGGAGGGGGCAGCGCACGGCAGCAGCGGTTCCGGCCTGCCCGAGTCCGTCGCCCGGACCGTCGCCGACGTCGTGCCGCGAGCCTTCACGGACGCGGTGCACCGCGGTCTGCTCGTGGCCGGCGTCGTCGTGCTGCTCGTCGCGGTCCCGTCCGCGCTCTTCGTCCGGCACCGGCTGCCGGGCGCGCCCGCTCCCGTCGCTTCCGGCGGCGGGTCCACGGCCGCCCCCACCGGCGGGCCGGCGGCCGGGGCCAGGTGA
- a CDS encoding winged helix-turn-helix transcriptional regulator: MDDLSKSPDAQALANCPVSRTLEVVGARSTLLIMREAFFGTRRFQDFTKRVGIGEAATAGRLRELTASGLLEKIPYQEPGQRGRYEYQLTDKGQDLFAAIMSLRDWGESWASDGHGPTPWRFTHRDCGEEVHTVTRCSAGHDVHAGDCTAVREPRRAVGDPVS; encoded by the coding sequence ATGGATGACCTGTCGAAGTCCCCGGACGCACAGGCGCTCGCCAACTGCCCGGTCTCCCGGACGCTCGAAGTGGTCGGCGCCCGCTCCACCCTGCTCATCATGCGCGAGGCGTTCTTCGGGACCCGCCGGTTCCAGGACTTCACCAAGCGGGTGGGCATCGGCGAGGCCGCCACCGCCGGCCGGCTGAGGGAGCTGACCGCTTCCGGGCTCCTGGAGAAGATCCCCTACCAGGAGCCCGGCCAGCGCGGGCGCTACGAGTACCAGCTCACCGACAAGGGCCAGGACCTCTTCGCCGCCATCATGTCGCTGCGCGACTGGGGCGAGAGCTGGGCGTCGGACGGGCACGGGCCCACCCCCTGGCGCTTCACGCACCGGGACTGCGGCGAGGAGGTCCACACGGTGACGCGCTGCTCGGCCGGCCACGACGTGCACGCCGGTGACTGCACCGCGGTCCGGGAGCCCCGGCGCGCGGTCGGCGACCCGGTCTCCTGA